The Montipora capricornis isolate CH-2021 chromosome 3, ASM3666992v2, whole genome shotgun sequence genome window below encodes:
- the LOC138041656 gene encoding LOW QUALITY PROTEIN: tetratricopeptide repeat protein 28-like (The sequence of the model RefSeq protein was modified relative to this genomic sequence to represent the inferred CDS: substituted 1 base at 1 genomic stop codon) translates to MVDRKLDALVQHMQELRVARKEGNRLQEGMACFSLGNYYQDIVDFKQAIRKYSEALAIFEEIGFSAGKGRAYSNLGNSCHNLGDFKQAIAYHSQDLSIAKEVEDRAAEGRAYRNLGNASHSLGNFERAIAHHSQDLSIAKKAGNRAAEGRAHGNLGNAYHSLGKFKEAIEYHNQHLDIAKEVGDRAGEGSAYCNLGNAFGSLGNCEQAIEYHNQHLSIAKEVGDRAGQGRAYGNLGNAYNSIGNFNQAIECHSQHLSIAKEVQDRAGEGTANGNLGNTYRRLGNFNKAINCHNQDLIIAKELRDRAREGMAHGNLGIAYHSLGKFRQAVKYHNQQVSIARELGDRVTEGKAYCNLGNAYDSLGCFHQALLYHNDHLSIAKEVGDRAGEGSANGKLGNAYYRIGKFEXAIECHNQHLSIVKEIGDRAGEGTVYGNLGKAYVGLGDFEQAMEYHNQHLSIAKAVRDRVGEGSANGKLGNAYHRLRKFEQAIEYHNQLLNIVKEVGDRAEEGRAYGKLGNAYYSLGNFKQAIEYHNQELSIAKIVGNRASEGTAYGHLGNAYRCLGNLKQALEYHTQQLSIAKEVEDKAGEGRAHCNLGKAYHSRGKFKEAIECHKLDLSITKEVGDRAGEGRAHGNLGNAYHSLGKFKQAIECHNQDLSIAKEVGDRAGEGRAYCNLGNAYHRLGNCKQAIEYHEQHLSIVKELGERAEEGRAYANLGNAYCNLGNFREAIEFHEQHLSIARDLRDRAGEGRAYGSLGNDYESLGNFKRALEHHIQHLSIAKEVGDRAGEGRGYGNLGNAYHSLGNFKQAIDFHNEHLSIVKEVGDRAGEGNAYGNLGNAYHSLGIFKQAIEYHNQRLSIAKEVGDRAGEGKAYGNLGNAYHSLGMFKQAIEYHHQHLSIAKEVCDRAGEGNAYGNLGNAYASLGNFKQAIEYHHAHLSIAKVVGDRAGEGKGYCNLGNDYLGLGNCKQAIEYHELHLGIAKELGDRAGEGSASGNLGNAYYNMGILQEALHFSEEQLGISMETEDPIGQGIACYQIGRVYECSDSLGKALIYYRQSINHFDETRHLQSEDAFKISFREQSQFAYTALWTALLKNGEVKEALYAAEQGRAQALADILKMHCGIDEKPSADTIKETISFVMKDLPSQTVFTALKGNSISIWLLRKDFEINFRQKEIKNGTVLSLIKSSLEEINAGTVVEGIIQSLDFSLNPLQLLYDVLISPIADLLQGDDLVIVPDGPLWLAPLAALSDSVRIRVIPSLTTLKLIASAPDDFQMKNEALLVGDPCLNEVTYGTGEPMYGQVPCAKKEVDIIGELLQTVPLTGKDATKDEVLKRMTSAALIHIAAHGDDDVGEIALAPNPARTSHFPEEEDFMLTLKNVHALRLHARLVVLSCCHSGQGYEKPEGLVGIARAFLCAGARSVLASLWAIDDEATLMFMKSFYQHLADGKSASTALHHAMKSLRETKNYSAAKYWAPFVLIGDDVTLEFGEHINSP, encoded by the coding sequence ATGGTGGATAGAAAGTTGGATGCTTTAGTGCAGCATATGCAAGAGCTTCGCGTTGCAAGAAAGGAGGGAAACAGACTACAGGAGGGTATGGCTTGTTTCAGTTTGGGCAACTACTATCAAGATATAGTAGACTTTAAACAGGCCATAAGAAAATACTCAGAAGCATTAGCCATTTTTGAGGAAATAGGTTTCAGCGCCGGAAAAGGAAGAGCCTATAGCAATCTCGGCAATTCTTGTCACAACCTTGgcgattttaagcaagccatagcgtACCACagtcaagatcttagtattgcaaaagaagtagagGACAGGGCTgcagaaggaagagcctatcgCAATCTTGGCAATGCTTCTCATAGCCTTGGCAATTTTGAGCGAGCCATAGCGCACCACagtcaagatcttagtattgcaaaaaaaGCAGGCAACAGGGCTGCAGAAGGAAGAGCccatggtaatctcggcaatgcttatcacagtcttggcaagtttaaggaagccatagagtaccacaatcaacatcttgatattgcaaaagaagtaggggacagggctggagaaggaagtgcctattgcaatctcggcaacgcttttGGCAGCCTTGGCAATTGTGAGCAAGCAATAGaataccacaatcaacatcttagtattgcgaaagaagtaggggacagggctggacaaggaagagcctatggcaaccTCGGTAACGCTTATAACAGCATTGGCAATTTTAACCAAGCCATAGAGTGCCACagtcaacatcttagtattgcaaaagaggtacaggacagggctggagaaggaacAGCAAATGGTAATCTCGGGAACACTTATCGCAGacttggcaattttaacaaagCGATAAATTGCCACAACCAAGATCTTATTATTGCAAAAGAATTAAGGGACAGGGCCAGAGAAGGAATGGCCCATGGAAATCTCGGCATTGCTTATCATAGCCTTGGTAAGTTTAGGCAAGCCGTaaagtaccacaatcaacaggTTAGTATTGCGAGAGAACTAGGGGACAGGGTCACagaaggaaaagcctattgcaatctcggcaacgcttatgacagtcttggaTGTTTTCACCAAGCCTTATTGTACCACAATGaccatcttagtattgcaaaagaagtaggggacagggccggagaaggaagtgCCAATGGCAAGTTAGGCAACGCGTATTATAGAATTGGCAAGTTTGAGTAAGCCATAGAGtgccacaatcaacatcttagtattgtgaAGGAAATAGGagacagggctggagaaggaacagtctatggcaatcttggcaaaGCTTATGTCGGTCTTGGCGATTTTGAGCAAGCTAtggagtaccacaatcaacatcttagtattgcaaaagcaGTAAGGGACAGGGTCGGAGAAGGAAGTGCCAATGGGAAGCTAGGCAACGCGTATCACAGACTTCGTAAGTTtgagcaagccatagagtaccacaatcaacttCTTAATATTGtgaaagaagtaggggacagggctgaagaaggaagagcctatggcaaactcggcaacgcttattacagtcttggtaattttaagcaagccatagagtaccacaatcaagagCTTAGTATTGCAAAAATAGTAGGGAACAGGGCCAGTGAAGGAACAGCCTATGGCCATCTTGGCAATGCTTATCGTTGTCTTGGCAATTTGAAACAAGCCCTAGAGTACCACACTCAACagcttagtattgcaaaagaagtagagGACaaggccggagaaggaagagcccattgcaatctcggcaaggCATATCACAGTCGTGGTAAGTTTAAGGAAGCTATAGAGTGCCACAAACTAGATCTTAGTATTAcgaaagaagtaggggacagggctggagaaggaagagcccaTGGTAacctcggcaatgcttatcataGTCTTGGCAAGTTTAAACAAGCTATAGAGTgccacaatcaagatcttagtattgcaaaagaagtaggggacagggccggagaaggaagagcctattgcaatctgGGTAACGCTTACCACAGACTTGGCAACtgtaagcaagccatagagtaccacgagcaacatcttagtattgtgaAAGAACTAGGGGAAAGGGCCgaagaaggaagagcttatgcCAATCTTGGCAATGCTTATTGCAATCTTGGTAATTTTAGGGAAGCCATAGAGTTCCACGAGcagcatcttagtattgcgagaGATCTAAGGGACAGGgcaggagaaggaagagcctatggcagtCTCGGCAACGATTATGAAAGccttggcaattttaagcgagccttAGAGCACCACATTcagcatcttagtattgcaaaagaagtaggggacagggccggagaaggaagaggcTATGggaatctcggcaatgcttatcacagccttggcaattttaagcaagccatagactTCCACAATGAACATCTCAGTATTGtgaaagaagtaggggacagggctggagaaggaaatgcctatggcaatctcggcaacgcttatcacagtcttggcatttttaagcaagccatagagtaccacaatcagcgtcttagtattgcgaaggaagtaggggacagggccggagaaggtaaggcctatggcaatctcggcaatgcttatcacagtcttggcatgtttaaacaagccatagagtaccaccaccaacatcttagtattgcgaaggAAGTATGtgacagggctggagaaggaaatgcctatggcaatctcggcaatgcttatgcCAGtcttggcaattttaagcaagccatagaatACCACCATgcacatcttagtattgcaaaagtaGTAGGGGACAGGGCGGGAGAAGGAAAAGGCTATTGCAATCTTGGCAACGACTATCTCGGTCTTGGCAATtgtaagcaagccatagagtaccatgagCTACATCTTGGAATTGCAAAAGAattaggggacagggccggagaaggaagtgccagtggcaatctcggcaacgcttattacaATATGGGCATACTTCAAGAAGCACTTCACTTTAGCGAAGAACAGCTTGGAATTTCCATGGAAACAGAAGACCCCATAGGGCAGGGAATCGCGTGTTATCAGATTGGTCGTGTCTATGAATGTTCAGACTCCTTGGGCAAAGCTCTCATATACTATCGTCAAAGCATAAatcattttgatgaaacaaggcaTCTTCAGTCAGAGGATGCATTTAAAATAAGCTTTCGCGAACAAAGTCAGTTTGCGTACACTGCTCTGTGGACAGCACTCTTGAAAAATGGAGAGGTTAAGGaggctttgtatgctgctgagcaaggacgagcCCAGGCTTTAGCAGACATTTTGAAGATGCACTGTGGCATTGACGAGAAACCTTCGGCAGATACGATAAAGGAAACAATATCTTTTGTGATGAAAGATCTgccttcacaaactgttttcacagcacttAAAGGGAACTCGATCAGCATCTGGTTGCTAAGAAAAGATTTCGAgataaattttagacaaaaggaaatcaaaaatGGAACTGTTCTCTCACTGATAAAAAGTTCTCTCGAAGAGATCAATGCAGGGACCGTTGTTGAAGGAATCATTCAGTCTTTGGACTTCTCTCTGAACCCTTTGCAGCTGTTATATGATGTCTTAATCAGTCCTATCGCAGACTTGCTCCAGGGTGATGACTTAGTCattgttcctgatggaccattATGGTTGGCTCCTCTTGCTgcattgagtgactctgtcagaATCCGTGTTATTCCATCGCTGACCACTTTAAAACTGATTGCTAGTGCACCTGACGACTTCCAAATGAAGAATGAAGCGCTGCTTGTGGGCGATCCATGCTTGAACGAAGTCACTTACGGCACTGGTGAACCCATGTATGGACAGGTGCCGTGTGCCAAAAAGGAGGTGGACATtattggagaacttctgcagaccgtgcctcttacaggaaaaGATGCAACCAAAGAtgaggtgctgaaaagaatgaCGTCAGCTgctttaatccacattgctgcacatggaGATGACGATgttggagaaattgctttggccccaaatcccgCACGCACATCCCATTTTCCTGAGGAGGAAGATTTCATGTTAACGTTGAAGAATGTTCATGCACTTCGTCTTCATGCAAGACTGGTTGTGCTAAGTTGCTGTCATTCTGGCCAGGGATATGAAAAACCCGAGGGTCttgtgggaatagccagggctttcctgtgtgctggtgcccggtctgttctggcgtcactctgggcaatcgatGACGAAGCAACTTTAATGTTCATGAAGAGTTTCTATCAACACTTGGCAGATGGAAAAAGTGCAAGTACagctcttcaccatgctatgaaatctcttcgggagACAAAGAATTATTCCGCCGCaaaatactgggcgccatttgtgctaattggcgatgatgtcacccTTGAATTTGGGGAACACATAAATTCCCCATAA